The Centropristis striata isolate RG_2023a ecotype Rhode Island chromosome 1, C.striata_1.0, whole genome shotgun sequence nucleotide sequence AGAGCTGATAAGAGCAAGGTTACCCAGCTGGGCAAGAAGCAGCATTAACAAGTGCTAAAAACAAGTAGCAGATAAtaagtgagaaataaaaaataaaaaaggctctGTGGGAAAGTACCAGTGACTCAAAACCATAGTGATAAGGTAATGCCACTTGTGTTGAGTATTTTCAACCCCTAAACATATTGGTGTCTCGCTGCCAGGAGATGAGGTAATGCCACCTGCACCCAGGGGGGCGGATATTAACGGAATAAAATGACGTTTGGAGCAGCCCCTAGGAGGAGAAATCTAAAGAATCAACAAATTTTATTGGAGGAAAGGTCATAATGAATATGTATGATAGGAtggacatgtgtgtgtgaattctCTATAAAACCTCATGTAAGTTTCATTTCGAGTTAGAAAGCTTATGGACTGCaccttgtgtgtattatatttgttctctccactttttatcgATAATAAAGTGTTGTCACAACATCTTGGACTCctgcttgaagatttttgagacctgttagagagtttttttgggcttttgaataactgttaaagatagagaagtcattttttccaATTGGACTCCTTTAAAGACtgatttatgagctatttgaccTACAACTTGGACCAGCAAATTACACGAcagtgtgctccttgtatattatatagtatcataacattactagtattaattgttataaatctctgaagaatctcatcatagtgtacacacaccggcagtagtggccctttcactatttacccagaggacattttctagttttgtatttattgtttttgtgtagCATATTGATTTACACTTTATAGTTAACCTCCACCATATATCTGCtataatacacaataaaaacTGATTCCATGATCTCATAGATGTGAAACAGAGCAAAGTTCATTCAAGtcacttttatttaaatagcaCCAAACCACAACTAGAGCTCTCGACCCTTCAGGTCCAGCTCAGACTCTTTACAACATGAGTGGTCGCTGCtaaatgcatttaaagtaaaagtactcatgacAAACAGTTATCCATTTTGTTTCTGGAATATATTTAATGATGCAttactgtgacattttaaattagCAATTAATTGaagcaaaaacacatattttcccTCCGAGTGTTTGAGATATCAGCTGTAGAGATTTCTGACATCTTTAGAATATAATGCAACATATCGGCACTTCGCTTTGGTGCACAAAACGcctgaaaaatacatttgaaaacatcCTGAAACAATCCTAGTAAACTAGTTCCCATATGAAACTTCTCACAGCATCATTCTGTGTATTCTTTATTATTAGTCTCATGGTCAACGAGGAACCAGGTGAAGTTAAAGGAACTTGAAACTCTTAAACTCagtagagaaataaataaacatttatactTTAGCTTTATGCTACAAATCATTCAGTAGGTTTTTCAGAATAATTAGCTtctgtaaatgaattgtggcaacaatacaacaataaGTTTACATTaacagaaaatgtacttttgaACACTTAAGTATTTTCAAAAGCAAGTACtctaaaagtacttttacttttactttcactTGTATTGGACTAATATTTGAACTGGAGTTGGAGTCCACCAAAGGAAAACCTCAAAACCTGGAAACTAAAatatctgcactgtaaaaaaaaaaaaaaaaaaaggtctaaaaccagataaaacagtaaatctgagggaaattaactcttaaaccagataaagtaaagctgccagcggtgatgaactggcccgagcagagtgacctgatgattatttggttcttaccaagataaagaaaactttagatttagaagtgttagatcatttatctggttttaagagttcatttcttattttaagtgttcaacatgcttatttctagatttaataatcttaatttaagaaatcttgtcaaggtaaattatctgtccatgcagcaagatcatttccctcagatttactgtttgatctggttttagacctttagatttactgtttgatctggttttagacctttagatttactgtttgatctggttttagacctttagatttactgtttgatctggttttagacctttttttacagtggacgTGTCTAATCACTGTTAGTGAGAAAATATTTCAGTTTGAATAAGAATGTTGGAGtaacaacacttctaaatacTAGGTGATAAACTATAAGTTTACTTTGAACACTCAATATTTATTGAATCTTCCATAGTTGTTcttttattctgtattatttatttattattctgtatttctgtgattattttaactAACAGCAGTGGTTCTGCAGCAGAGAAACAACTACAGTCTTGTTTGTGTTTCCCTTTGATCAAATGACTGATGACACAGTGAGAAGAGATGGTGTGAATTAATTCTCAGGCTGTAGCAGCAGTAAACCACAGCAGCACTATAAAAAGCTTCCTCTGTTGATCAGATATCTATATAATCAGTCAGACTCTATTCTTGGTGCTGGTCGTTCTTCAGAGCTGCAGGTTTCTGAACCTTGAGAGAGAAGTCGACCACGGGGCAGCCCTGAGTGATGCAGCCCAGAGAAACCACGTCCACATGACCCGAGAAATATGAAGACAAGTTCTCTGGAGTCACTCCTCCGCTGGCCTCCACCACCACCGCTGGGAACTCCTGCTTCAGGGCCTCGGCTGCAGCGTGGAGCTCCTACAGACgttcattaaatataatcaataTATAGTAACTATACAACCACATGGAGCTCCTACAGACGTTCATTAAATCAAATATAACCATTATATAGTAACTAAACAACCACATGGAGCTCCTACAGACgttcattaaatataatcaataTATATTAACTATACAACCACATGGAGCTCCTACAGACgttcattaaatataatcaataaatataataatcaatATATAGTAACTATACAACCACATGGAGCTCCTACAGACgttcattaaatataatcaataTATAGTAACTATACAACCACATGGAGCTCCTACAGACGTTCAATAAATATAATCAATATATAGTAACTATACAACCACATGGAGCTCCTACAGACGTTCAATAAATATAATCAATATATAGTAACTATACAACCACATGGAAAGtaccactgcataaggtgcacaGTTATGACAATAGTTACaacaaatttgtcatttttttctcacataatttgtgatttcttttctcttagatttgagatttttttcttttaaatttgtgatttttttctcacataatttgtcatttttttctcatatatatacagcaagatcatttccctcagatttggtgttttatctggtttttagacaccttatTGCAGTGTGAGAGgaaaccaggcattaaaaaccAGAAGTGAgcattaataatacattattatttcctTAATATTCCattaatattacattaatattacattaatatGACCTTAATATTCCATTATTATTTCcttaatattacattattatttccttactattacattaatattacattaatatttgcttaatattacattaatattccaTTATTATTTCCttaatattacattaatattacattattatttccttAATATGCCATTAATATTTCCTTAATATTCCATTAATATTCCATTAATATTTCCTTAATATTCCATTAATATTATGTTAATATTACCttaatattacattaatattacattaatatttcCTTAATATTCCATTAATATTTCCTTAATATTTCCTTAATATTCCATTAATATTACCTGAGGCTGAAAGTTGTCCAGCATGACGATGTCTGCTCCGGCTCTGATCGCCTCTCTGGCCTCGTCTGCTGAGCAGCACTCCACCTCCACCTTACTGCTGAAACCACAGACGGAGCGAGCTGCCTTCACCGCCTGGAGAACCAACAGGAACCATCAGGAACCATCAGGAACCAACAGGAACCAACAGGAACCATCAGGAACAATCAGGAACCAACAGGAACCATCAGGAACCAACAGAAAACCAACAGGAACCAACAGAAAACCAACATGAACAAACAGAAAACCAACAGGAACAAACAGGAACCAACAGGAACCATCAGGAACCATCAGGAACCAACAGAAAACCAACAGGAACAAACAGGAACCAACAGGAACAAACAGGAACCAACAGGAACCATCAGGAACCAACAGGAACCATCAGGAACCATCAGGAACCAACAGAAAACCAACAGGAACAAACAGGAACCAAACAGGAACAAACAGGAACCAACAGGAACCATCAGGAACCAACAGAAAACCAACAGGAACCAACAGGAGAACATCTGAACATCTGAACTCATGACAGTTTCACGTttgcaacatttatatataaatacatacactgtaaaaaatgtctgtagattttagggtgaaaaactgctaaaccatgacagtaaaagacgtaaaatgataaatgagttaattcagtttcagaaaacaaaatcagacaaaacaggatgTTTTACATATATGATCCGTCGTAGCAGTCTTTTGTCAGGACTtctttagtccctgtagtagagcagggtctttattctccctgtaaacagcctggtcactgattggatagaacgctaagcaggatgtgacgtagtactggacgccacaacaacacgcaacatttgtaaaagccggcgaagcagtgttgccaacttagagactttgttgctaagtttagcgacttttcagactcccttagtgactttttctggtgttattggagacttttggagactcgttcttactcttcttaacgagccgcggggccggaggctcttcttaacgagttgcgggggccggaggctcttcttaacgagccgcggggccggaggctcttcttaacgagccacgggggccggaggctcttcttaacgagccgtgggggccggaggctcttcttaacgagctgcgggggccacTTAGCGATCTTTGTtcgtttacaacaagcaccagactctgtgcacagttagtgatgccgttaattcaccatgatgatgtttatgatcaggagacgctgtgcataattagccatgctggtttgtttatgatcagcggccacagttgcgtctcccgtgtttgaTCTGTTGCTAggtgatcacggatcacggtgGAAACTGTTGCTAAGTGATTAATCGTcggtctaataataataataatcccacATAAACTGTCAGTTCAGCAGATATTTTTCCTGTGAACAGTGGGCCCGTATTTACTTTAATGACACTGAAGCAAAGGAATGGGTCATaatctgtaaatatatatacaatatatgtttatatataataataataataataattataatctttAACACTAATCCCCATCTTCACTTGTCCCTGTAACCAACAGACGCCAACTAAGCAGAACCTGGTGAAGAGGCGTGTCGGTGGTGAAACAGAAAGAGGAACGTCTGATTTCTAAACTGTTTGGATGATTTCTATGAAGCATTATGAGCTCAACAAGTCGTCCTGTGTTTAACTGTTGGACTCTGAATATGAAATGATACTGTATAAGAGATTCACTGCTTACAATCCATGGTTTTTGCAGCGTATGtttctacactgaaaaaagtcagctcttaaaaacaaggaaaGAAGTACAAAAAAGCTTAaatgctaaccctaaccctaaatgcttaaaaatatctaaattatctaaaatgtgtcttgtcaagactttccaaaaccagtaaaatatctaatctaatgaaccacaaataccttagaattagtgtattctgactgataacaagtgacttttattgattctaatgaaacacgtgacctattttctcaatatgtttctaaatattgttgaattaataatcagtaaatgctagagccatcatctggaCATAATGATgtgataggcattatatttatagaaaccagcaaagtcacaataaaaactagtcaacttttcttcacacagatacaaagatttttatctggatgtAGAATATTTGTCTTCAAATTTTTGAAATAACAATCTCTATATCAAAcgagtgaaacagtctaaaataaaaactgctgactaagaagaaatatctgatcagacagaaaataagcagAAATCCCCTGAGATATTTAATCTGActtagatttagtgttttcagtgttttcagtGTATGTAGGACCTGTAGGACCTGTAGGACCTCTGGGACCTGTAGGACCTTTGTGATGTTACACCTGTAGGACCTGTAGGACCTTTGTGATGTTACACCTGTAGGACCTGTAGGACCTTTGTGATGTTACACCTGTAGGACCTGTAGGACCTTTGTGATGTTACACCTGTAGGACCTGTAGGACCTTTGTGATGTTACACCTGTAGGACCTGTAGGACCTCTGGGACCTGTAGGACCTTTGTGATGTTACACCTGTAGGACCTGTAGGACCTGTAGGACCTCTGGGACCTGTAGGACCTGTAGGACTTGTAGGACCTGTAGGACCTTTGTGATGTTACACCTGTAGGACCTGTAGGACCTTTGTGATGTTACACCTGTAGGACCTGTAGGACCTTTGTGATGTTACACCTGTAGGACCTGTAGGACCTCTGGGACCTGTAGGACCTTTGTGATGTTACACCTGTAGGACCTGTAGGACCTGTAGGACCTCTGGGACCTGTAGGACCTGTAGGACCTGTAGGACCTGTAGGACCTTTGTGATGTTGCACCTGTAGTACCTGTAGGACCTGTAGGACCTTTGTGTACCTGTGCAGGTGTTGTACCTGTGTGATGCTCCCTGAGGCCCAGACGTGGTTGTCCTTCAGCATCACCATCCCGCTGAGGTCGTGTCTGTGCGTGGCCACGCCCCCCACCATCATGGCGTACTTCTCCACCAGGCGGAAGCCGGGCGTGGTCTTCCTGGTCCCGGCCAGCTCGCCCCcccagcctgctgctgctgctagagCCCGGAGCCGGGAGCAGCGGGAGGCGATCCCCGAGGCCCGGGCCAGGGCGTTCAGGGCCGGCCGCTCCCCCAGCAGGAGGCCCCGGGCCGGGCCCCGCACCACCGCCGTCAGGGTGAGGGCCCCTGGACCTGAAGAGGAGACacaccaggaccaggacctttATATTAGActaaccaggaccaggacctttATATTAGACtaaccaggaccagaaccatTATATTAGACTAACCAGGACCAGAACCTTTATATTAGACTAACCAGGACCAGAACCTTTATATTAGActaaccaggaccaggacctttATATTAGACACACACCAGGACCAGAACCTTTATATTAGActaaccaggaccaggacctttATATTAGACACACACCAGGACCAGAACCTTTATATTAGACTAACCAGGACCAGAAGACCAGAACCACCAGATTAGACAGAccaagattattaaatctagaaataagcatgttgaacacttagaataataaattaactcttaaaccagataaagtaaagctgccagcagtgatgaactggcccgagcagagtgacctgatgattatttggttcttaccaagataaaaagtgtcttttttggtgttttattgccttttttcttttttttggtgattttacgtcttttgtgtccgtttttttgtgaggttttttttgtctttttgggtcattttacgtctttttgtctttatggtgtcttttttgtgtcttttttgtcttttttgtctttttgtgtcttttttgtgtctttttatgttctttttgtgtcttttttgtgtctttttttttttgcctgggtatacccagactgccttgcgcgctcgaatttaatttcgaatctccatccagtctggaaaccagagccGTTTCTTAgtcctgttttaggatccaatcacagagcggggagggacggtgagacgatgacgcgtactactcggcagacggaagcttgtagttttgtagttttccggatccaacatggctgctgcagacgcgaaactctctttagctgtagatggtgttttaaatagtttagagccaaagttgaaaggcgaaaggtctctcggtgGCGTTACgctagcggggctattagctactagccccgctagcGTAACCatggtgatctggctccgagccgggggacagcggagcccccagagacccccagcagcttgtttattgcccataaaatcagtggatgtgtggctgaatgacatgagggggaataaagcgtgaaaataaataatcttgcagaaagcgagaactggagaagcaaagcagcagcaacactctctcacagacacacacacaacaaacatccatctctgttgctctactacgtcatctggtagaactgatctgattggctaagagctacctacagacgctttgatagacattctaagcgtccaataaacggctccggaggatcgtagaccacacctcctctacggagaaatgaacggctggttcccagactagacctcatttgagaatagtctggtgttagccaggctagtttttttttggtctttttcaacatgattatttctagatttaataatcttaatttaataaatcttgtcaaggtaaattatctgtccatgcagcaagatcatttccctcagatttactgtttatctggtttttaacacCTTTTCATCAGAGTATCTGGTGCTTTTAGTTGATGTGTGTTCATGTGATGTTTATGAACCTTAAtatctaaaataaatgtaattttcacCAAAAGTGTGAAGGTTTCATTTCCTCTCACTGGGGCTCATGTTGATATGAAAACtgaacatgaaaatgttatttctgcttttttttaaatccagtttATTTTTCTCACAAACCTTTTGAAGTGAGTcgaacattttaaacaataaagAATCTATTAGACAATAAGAAACAGAATAAAGTCTGCAGTGAGCTGAGCATCTTTTATTAGTCGCTATGGCAACAACCGGTTTCTCCTCCAGGGGGTTACAGTATTTATTATGATATCATGTTAATatgatttacagtatttattctGATATCATGTTGATatgatttacagtatttattctgatatcatatattattattagtatttattctgatatcatgttttattattagtatttattcTGATATCATGTTAATatgatttacagtatttattatGATATTATGTTAATatgatttacagtatttattatGATATTATGTTAATatgatttacagtatttattctgatatcatgtattattattagtatttattcTTCCATCATGTATTATTATCAGTATTTATTCTTCCATCATGTATTATTATCAGTATTTATTCTTCCATCATGTATTATTATCAGTATTTATTCTTCCATCATGTATTATTATcagtatttattcatcatcatgtATTATTATCAGTATTTATTCTTCCATCATGTATTATTATCAGTATTTATTCTTCCATCATGTATTATTATCAGTATTTATTCTGATATCATGTATTATTATCAGTATTTATTCTTCCATCATGTATTATTATCAGTATTTATTGATCATCATGTATTATTATCAGTATTTATTCTTCCATCATGTATTATTATCAGTATTTATTCTGATATCATGTATTATTATCAGTATTTAGTGTGATATCATGTATTATGATCAGTATTTATTGATCATCATGTATTATGATCAGTATTTATTGATCATCATGTATTATAATCAGTATTTATTGATCATCATGTTCCTGTGGAGGCCAGTGATTGGTTCCTACCGATGAGGCGTCCCTCCTGGAGCTTCCAGTCCACGGAGCAGCCGAGCTCCCTGAACACGGCGCTGAAGAACGGACTTCCTGCCAGGACGCTGTGAGGCGTTTTACACAGCAGCCACGCCTCCACCTGCCcatcccccacacacacacccgcagGGTCAAAGGTCGGCGTGTCCTCCTCCAGCCAGCGCCGGGCCAGCCGGGTCAGAGAGAACGGAGGGATGGAGAGCTCCGCTGGGTGGGAACTCATCCTGAAAcaccacaataataaaaatatacgtaggaaaattagtcttctccctcacaatcctctggtaaagctgtcagagttatagtttgggcgtacgacgcacagatgatccaccaacaccaccaacagcctcattggctcccatattaaaaacacaggaagatttctgaaaaagggagatgtaacagttttttttagatcgctctaacaaagctatttcttaatttttcttaaaaaaaaacatatgtagaggttcaggaagaactcaggacgctcaaagtgaagtcggatcaatgataggtattatggttttgccaaaaatgctttctgttcgaggccagaaattccagtctgtccacctctggctgctgtcactgttcaggaacattctacagctgcagttaattcggttgattgctctgctctgattggtcgaccccaaagcctttgatcctttgatgtgattacagttacagatacacacacacacacacacacacacacacacacacacacacatgttgaggttaaaggtcataggttgctgtataaataaatacttgtaaaggaatgcttgttgtaggtgtgctccttgtatattatatagtatcataacaatactagtattaattgttataaatctctgaagaatctcatcatagtgtacacacaccggcagtagtggccctttcactatttacccagaggacattttctagttttgtatttattgattgttgttaaatgtttcatgttaaatgtttaaatatcaagtgtcagTTTAATGTTCTAGTTAATgacatacacactacacaacaatacacacttctattggTTCATTGATCATAAAACTATTGattcatctggctgcttgttttaaggatgtgaagaggtcaaattatgtcaaagttatgattttttAGTGATGcttgaaaaaagaaattattactttggaatatcagttttatatataaaaccagataaagtaaagctgccagcagtgatgaactggcccgagcagagtgacctgatgattatttggttcttaccaagataaaaaaaacctttagatttagaagtgttagatcatttatctggttttaagttaatttattattttaagtgttcaacatgcttatttctagatttaataaaaacaggaaaaaaatgtcagaaaaagagaaaaaaaattcagaaaagcagaaaaaaatattcagaaaaacagggaaaaaataccacgaaaaacaggaaaaaaagtagtcagaaaaacaggggggaaaaaacacgaaaaatagaaaaatgtcagaaaaacaggaaaaattgtcagaaaaacaggaaaaaattgtcggaaaaagaggaaaaaaacaagtcagAAAATCAGAAGAGTCAGAAGAACAAAGGGGAAAAATaccaagaaaaacagaaaaaaaagtcagaaaaacagggaaaaattgtccttaaaataataaattaactcttaaaaccagataaattagactttagatttagaagtgttagatcatttatctggttttaagagttaatttattattttaagtgttcaacatgcttatttctagatttaataatcttaatttaataaatcttgtcaaggtaaattatctgtccatgcagcaagatcatttccctcagatttactgtttgatctggttttagacctttagatttactgtttgatctggtttttatcatatttttccctcagatttactgtttgatctggttttagaccttttttaaaGTTTAGAACCAGAGAATACTCTAATCTACATagtcattaaatataatatataataaataaatgtaaatgacagAGCTACTCACTTCCTTCTCTTCCTTGTCGTGTTGCTGTCAGACTGCAGAGATTCAgcacaaagaggaaaaatgtgaaaatggaaTTTGCCCTTTCGTCCTGCTGGAATGTTTACCAGCAAGAGTTAATcaact carries:
- the LOC131963104 gene encoding nicotinate-nucleotide pyrophosphorylase [carboxylating]-like, with translation MSSHPAELSIPPFSLTRLARRWLEEDTPTFDPAGVCVGDGQVEAWLLCKTPHSVLAGSPFFSAVFRELGCSVDWKLQEGRLIGPGALTLTAVVRGPARGLLLGERPALNALARASGIASRCSRLRALAAAAGWGGELAGTRKTTPGFRLVEKYAMMVGGVATHRHDLSGMVMLKDNHVWASGSITQAVKAARSVCGFSSKVEVECCSADEAREAIRAGADIVMLDNFQPQELHAAAEALKQEFPAVVVEASGGVTPENLSSYFSGHVDVVSLGCITQGCPVVDFSLKVQKPAALKNDQHQE